A window from Prinia subflava isolate CZ2003 ecotype Zambia chromosome Z, Cam_Psub_1.2, whole genome shotgun sequence encodes these proteins:
- the NPR2 gene encoding atrial natriuretic peptide receptor 2, producing the protein MAPPLPLPLLALLLLPVPTGAGRRAATPDGAPANLTVAVVLPERNVSYAWAWPRVGPALSLALEALERGEPPLLPQPFSVRVEFMSSELEGACSEYVAPLNAVDLKLYHDPDVLFGPGCVYPAASVGRFASHWRLPLITGGAVAAGFSRKREHYSTTVRTGPSAPKLGAFVSHLHAHFNWSARAVLLYVDRKTDDRPYYFTVEGVYQELQDGNNLTVTVHIYSPEEGGPDTAVHFIKANGRVVYLCGPPEMLRQIMQLAQQENLTNGDYVFFYLDVFGESLRGDSARDAFKPWQENPGQDSGLREAFQMVLVITYYEPQNPEYQHFQTQLILRAKQKFGVQLNYSLMNLVAGCFYDGMLLYAMVLNETLREGGSKKNATHIIEKMRDRKFQGVTGLVSMDSNNDRDTDFNLWAMSDPKTGQYEVVGHYSGVEKQIHWLGRPIPWVKGAPPLDNPPCVFDVDDPSCDKTPLSMLAIVALGTGLTFVMFGISSFLIFRKLMLEKELASMLWRIRWDELQFGSPERYHKAAGSRLTLSLRGSSYGSLMTTHGKYQIFANTGHFKGNVVAIKHINKKRIELTRQVLFELKHMRDIQFNHLTRFIGACIDPPNICIITEYCPRGSLQDVLENESINLDWMFRYSLINDIVKGMAFLHNSIIGHHGSLKSSNCVVDSRFVLKITDYGLASFRSPSDNEDTHALYAKKLWTAPELLQKGHLPTPAMQKADVYSFGIIVQEVALRNGPFYIEGMDLSPKEIVQKVRNSQKPFFRPSIDIGVHSEELAVLMERCWAQEPAERPDFSQIKIFIRRFNKEGSTSILDNLLSRMEQYANNLEKLVEERTQAYLEEKRKAENLLYQILPHSVAEQLKRGETVRAEAFDSVTIYFSDIVGFTALSAESTPMQVVMLLNDLYTCFDAIIDNFDVYKVETIGDAYMVVSGLPVRNGKLHAREIVRMALALLEAVKTFKIRHRPNDQLHLRIGIHTGPVCAGVVGLKMPRYCLFGDTVNTASRMESNGQALKIHVSSATKEVLDEFGCFELELRGDVEMKGKGKMRTYWLLGERKDP; encoded by the exons ATGGCtccgccgctgccgctgccgctgctggcgctgctgctgctgccggtaCCGACGGGCGCAGGGCGGCGGGCGGCGACCCCCGACGGGGCGCCCGCCAACTTGACGGTGGCGGTGGTGCTGCCGGAGCGCAACGTGAGCTACGCGTGGGCTTGGCCGCGCGTGGGTCCGGCTCTCAGCCTGGCGCTGGAAGCGCTGGAGCGGGGCGagccgccgctgctgccgcaGCCCTTCTCGGTACGCGTCGAGTTCATGAGCTCGGAGTTGGAGGGCGCCTGCTCCGAGTACGTGGCACCGCTCAACGCCGTGGACCTGAAGCTCTACCATGACCCCGACGTGCTGTTCGGGCCGGGCTGCGTGTATCCCGCCGCGTCCGTGGGGCGCTTCGCCTCTCACTGGCGGCTGCCCCTCATCACCGGCGGGGCGGTGGCCGCGGGTTTCAGCCGCAAACGGGAGCACTACAGCACGACGGTGCGCACCGGGCCCTCCGCACCCAAACTGGGCGCCTTCGTCTCCCACCTCCACGCGCACTTCAACTGGAGCGCCCGCGCCGTGCTCCTCTACGTGGACCGCAAGACCGACGACCGACCCTACTACTTCACCGTAGAGGGTGTctaccaggagctgcaggatggcAACAACCTCACCGTCACCGTCCACATCTACTCCCCCGAGGAGGGCGGCCCCGACACCGCCGTCCACTTCATCAAAGCCAACGGGCGCG TGGTGTATCTCTGCGGGCCACCAGAGATGCTGCGGCAGATCATGCAGCTGGCGCAACAGGAGAACCTCACCAATGGTGACTACGTCTTCTTCTACCTGGACGTCTTTGGGGAGAGCCTGCGGGGTGACTCTGCCCGTGACGCCTTCAAGCCCTGGCAGGAGAACCCGGGCCAGGACTCAGGGCTGCGTGAAGCTTTCCAG ATGGTGCTGGTGATCACCTACTACGAGCCCCAAAACCCTGAGTACCAGCATTTCCAAACCCAGCTCATCCTGCGAGCTAAGCAGAAATTTGGGGTGCAGCTCAACTACTCTCTG ATGAACCTGGTAGCGGGGTGTTTCTATGATGGGATGCTGCTGTACGCCATGGTGCTGAATGAGACTCTGCGCGAGGGAGGCTCCAAGAAAAACGCCACCCACATCATCGAGAAGATGCGGGACCGCAAGTTCCAGG GTGTGACAGGGCTTGTGAGCATGGACAGCAACAATGACCGGGACACTGACTTCAACCTATGGGCAATGAGCGACCCCAAGACTGGGCAGTATGAG GTGGTGGGACACTACTCGGGCGTGGAGAAGCAAATCCACTGGCTGGGACGACCCATTCCCTGGGTGAAGGGGGCTCCCCCCTTGGACAACCCTCCCTGTGTCTTTGATGTGGATGACCCCTCCTGCGATAAAA cccccctcTCTATGCTGGCCATCGTGGCTTTGGGCACTGGCCTCACCTTTGTCATGTTTGGCATTTCCAGCTTCCTCATCTTCAG GAAGCTGATGCTGGAGAAGGAACTTGCCAGCATGCTCTGGAGGATCCGCTGGGATGAGCTGCAGTTTGGAAGTCCTGAGCGGTACCATAAGGCAGCAGGCAGCCGGCTCACCTTGTCCCTG cGTGGCTCCAGCTATGGCTCCCTGATGACCACCCATGGCAAGTACCAGATCTTCGCCAACACTGGCCACTTCAAG GGCAATGTTGTGGCCATTAAGCACATCAACAAGAAGCGCATTGAATTGACACGGCAGGTGCTCTTCGAGCTCAAGCAT ATGCGAGACATCCAGTTCAACCACCTGACCCGCTTCATTGGGGCGTGCATCGACCCCCCCAACATCTGCATCATCACCGAGTACTGCCCACGGGGCAGCTTGCAG GATGTCCTGGAGAATGAGAGCATCAACCTGGACTGGATGTTTCGGTACTCCCTCATCAATGACATTGTCAAG GGAATGGCCTTCCTGCACAACAGCATCATTGGCCATCACGGCAGCCTCAAGTCATCCAACTGCGTGGTGGACAGCCGCTTTGTGCTGAAGATCACCGACTATGGCCTGGCCAGCTTCCGCTCGCCCAGTGACAACGAGGACACGCATGCACTCTATGCCA agaagctgtggacagccccagagctgctgcagaaggggCACCTGCCCACCCCCGCCATGCAGAAAGCTGATGTCTACAGCTTCGGCATCATCGTGCAGGAGGTTGCTTTGCGCAATGGCCCCTTCTACATTGAGGGCATGGACCTGAGCCCTAAAG AGATCGTGCAGAAGGTGCGTAACAGCCAGAAGCCCTTCTTCCGCCCCTCCATCGACATCGGGGTGCACAgtgaggagctggcagtgctgatggaacgctgctgggcacaggagcCGGCAGAGCGCCCTGACTTCAGTCAGATCAAAATCTTCATCCGTAGATTCAACAA ggagggaagcacCAGCATTCTGGACAACCTGCTGTCACGCATGGAGCAGTATGCCAACAACCTAGAGAAGCTGGTGGAAGAGAGGACACAGGCCTACCTGGAGGAGAAGCGCAAGGCAGAGAACCTCCTCTACCAGATTCTGCCCCA CtctgtggcagagcagctgaagcGTGGAGAGACAGTGCGGGCTGAGGCTTTCGACAGTGTCACCATCTACTTCAGTGACATCGTTGGCTTCACCGCCCTCTCAGCAGAGAGCACTCCCATGCAG GTCGTGATGCTGCTGAATGATCTGTACACTTGCTTTGATGCCATTATCGACAATTTTGACGTCTACAAG GTGGAGACCATTGGGGATGCCTACATGGTGGTCTCAGGGCTGCCAGTGCGCAATGGGAAGCTGCATGCCCGTGAGATTGTCCGCATGGCCCTGGCCCTGCTTGAGGCTGTCAAAACCTTCAAGATCCGTCACCGCCCCAACGACCAGCTCCACCTGCGCATCGGCATACACACTG GTCCTGTGTGCGCTGGAGTGGTGGGTCTGAAGATGCCGCGGTACTGCCTCTTTGGGGACACGGTGAACACCGCATCCCGCATGGAATCCAACGGCCAGG ccctgaaGATCCATGTCTCATCTGCCACCAAAGAGGTCCTGGATGAGTTCGGCTGCTTTGAGCTGGAGCTGCGTGGCGATGTGGAAATGAAG GGCAAGGGAAAGATGCGGACATACTGGCTGCTGGGCGAGAGGAAAGACCCTTAA
- the MSMP gene encoding prostate-associated microseminoprotein, giving the protein MAMQAQKMGCTWGRLCLLLSLLLQLPGSQAKCYFQAKAPCEYEGKQFSLGESWLSTNCLLCTCLHPIGVGCCETTQHPIDFPDWCEAHYDSQTCQISVVQKANPSLPCVKSVEHEWGSAGSPEPLVNKLLGAGLSR; this is encoded by the exons ATGGCCATGCAAGCACAGAAGATGGGGTGTACTTGGGGCAGGCTTTGTCtgcttctttccctccttctccagctgccaggCTCCCAGGCCAAATGCTACTTCCAGGCTAAAG CTCCCTGTGAGTACGAAGGGAAACAGTTCTCCCTTGGGGAATCGTGGCTGAGCACCAACTGCCTGCTCTGCACCTGCCTACACCCCATTGGCGTGGGCTGCTGTGAGAC cacccagcacccaatCGATTTCCCTGACTGGTGCGAGGCTCACTACGACTCACAGACCTGCCAGATCTCCGTAGTGCAGAAGGCCAACCCCAGCCTGCCATGCGTGAAGAGCGTGGAGCACGAGTGGGGCTCTGCCGGCTCCCCCGAGCCGCTGGTGAACAAGCTGCTGGGTGCGGGGCTGAGCAGATAG